One Vulpes lagopus strain Blue_001 chromosome 18, ASM1834538v1, whole genome shotgun sequence DNA window includes the following coding sequences:
- the LOC121478271 gene encoding major prion protein, with the protein MVKSHIGGWILLLFVATWSDVGLCKKRPKPGGWNTGGGSRYPGQGSPGGNRYPPQGGGGWGQPHGGGWGQPHGGGWGQPHGGGWGQPHGGGGWGQGGGSHGQWGKPNKPKTNMKHVAGAAAAGAVVGGLGGYMLGSAMSRPLIHFGNDYEDRYYRENMYRYPDQVYYRPVDQYSNQNNFVRDCVNITVKQHTVTTTTKGENFTETDMKIMERVVEQMCVTQYQKESEAYYQRGASAILFSPPPVILLISLLILLIVG; encoded by the coding sequence ATGGTGAAAAGCCACATAGGCGGctggatcctgcttctctttgTGGCCACATGGAGTGACGTGGGCCTCTGCAAGAAGCGGCCGAAGCCTGGAGGATGGAACACAGGGGGTGGGAGCCGATACCCAGGCCAGGGTAGCCCTGGAGGCAACCGCTACCCACCCCAGGGCGGTGGTGGGTGGGGTCAGCCCCATGGTGGCGGCTGGGGTCAGCCTCACGGTGGCGGCTGGGGACAGCCCCACGGTGGTGGCTGGGGACAGCCACacggtggtggtggttggggtcAAGGTGGTGGCAGCCACGGTCAGTGGGGGAAGCCCAATAAGCCCAAAACCAACATGAAGCACGTGGCAGGAGCCGCAGCAGCCGGGGCGGTAGTAGGGGGCCTTGGTGGCTACATGCTGGGGAGTGCCATGAGCAGGCCACTCATTCATTTTGGCAATGACTATGAGGACCGTTACTATCGTGAGAACATGTACCGCTACCCCGACCAAGTATACTACCGGCCAGTGGATCAGTACAGCAACCAGAACAACTTTGTGCGTGACTGCGTCAACATCACTGTCAAGCAGCACACAgtgaccaccaccaccaagggGGAGAACTTCACAGAGACCGACATGAAGATCATGGAGCGTGTGGTGGAGCAGATGTGTGTCACCCAGTACCAGAAGGAGTCCGAGGCTTACTACCAAAGAGGGGCAAGCGCCATCCTCTTCTCCCCACCGCCCGTGATCCTCCTCATCTCGCTGCTCATTCTCCTGATAGTGGGATGA
- the PRND gene encoding prion-like protein doppel: MRKHLGGCWLAIVCVLLLGQLSAIEARGIKHRIKWNRKALPSTSQVTEAHSAEIRPGAFIRQGRKLDIDLGPEGNRYYEANYWQFPDGIHYNGCSEANVTKEKFVTGCINATQVANQEELSREKQDNKLYQRVLWRLIRELCSVKRCDFWLERGAGPRVAGDQPVLLCLLAFIWFIVK; this comes from the coding sequence ATGAGGAAGCACCTGGGCGGATGCTGGCTGGCCATTGTCTGTGTCCTGCTGTTGGGCCAGCTCTCGGCAATCGAGGCCAGGGGCATAAAGCACAGGATCAAGTGGAACCGGAAGGCCTTGCCCAGCACCTCCCAGGTCACCGAGGCGCACTCGGCCGAGATCCGCCCTGGAGCCTTCATCAGGCAAGGCCGCAAGCTGGATATCGACCTCGGGCCCGAGGGCAACAGGTACTACGAGGCCAACTACTGGCAGTTCCCCGACGGCATCCACTATAACGGCTGCTCCGAGGCCAACGTGACGAAGGAGAAGTTTGTCACCGGCTGCATCAACGCCACCCAGGTGGCCAACCAGGAGGAGCTGTCCCGCGAGAAGCAGGACAACAAGCTTTACCAGCGGGTCCTGTGGCGGCTGATCAGAGAGCTCTGCTCTGTCAAGCGCTGTGACTTTTGGCTGGAGAGGGGAGCCGGGCCCCGGGTGGCCGGAGACCAGCCCGtgctgctctgcctgctggcTTTCATTTGGTTTATCGTGAAATAA